The following proteins are co-located in the Micromonospora viridifaciens genome:
- the pstC gene encoding phosphate ABC transporter permease subunit PstC — MGDTPHGSAHAGTGGTRVATSHERPAGASARVAESSGTPRMTDNGLGGGGALPRARAFGAERAFRGLTLAAGTAVLVIIAAIAVFLIARAVPALRANTESFWTYEGWFPNDNPPRFGIGALAFGTVLSALLALLMAVPVALGIALYLSHYAPRRLGNGLGFLIDLLAAVPSVVFGLWGRDYFAQPVADLSAWLHEYFGWIPIFGEGPYGSSVLLGSVVLAIMVLPIITSLSREVFRQTPTANEEAALALGATRWEMVRTAVLPYGRPGVIAAVMLGLGRALGETIALALTLGSTYAISFNILQSGGNSIAANIANRFAEANDVGRGALIASGLVLFAITLIVNITARAIIHRRREFTESAA; from the coding sequence ATGGGTGACACCCCACACGGCTCGGCGCACGCCGGCACCGGCGGGACTCGCGTGGCCACGAGCCACGAGCGGCCCGCCGGTGCCTCGGCGCGTGTGGCCGAGAGTTCCGGTACCCCCCGGATGACCGACAACGGCCTGGGTGGCGGCGGGGCCCTGCCCCGGGCCCGGGCCTTCGGCGCGGAACGGGCGTTCCGTGGCCTGACCCTGGCCGCCGGCACCGCGGTGCTGGTGATCATCGCAGCGATCGCGGTCTTCCTGATCGCCCGGGCGGTCCCGGCACTGCGGGCGAACACCGAGTCCTTCTGGACCTACGAGGGCTGGTTCCCGAACGACAACCCGCCCAGGTTCGGCATCGGCGCGCTCGCCTTCGGCACCGTGCTCTCCGCGCTGCTCGCTCTGCTGATGGCGGTGCCGGTCGCGCTGGGCATCGCCCTGTACCTCTCGCACTACGCTCCCCGCCGGCTGGGCAACGGCCTCGGTTTCCTGATCGACCTGCTGGCCGCCGTGCCCAGCGTGGTCTTCGGGCTCTGGGGCCGGGACTACTTCGCCCAGCCGGTCGCCGACCTGTCGGCCTGGCTGCACGAGTACTTCGGCTGGATCCCGATCTTCGGCGAGGGCCCGTACGGCAGTTCGGTCCTGCTCGGCTCGGTGGTGCTGGCGATCATGGTGCTGCCGATCATCACCTCGCTCTCCCGCGAGGTGTTCCGGCAGACCCCGACCGCCAACGAGGAGGCCGCCCTCGCGCTGGGCGCCACCCGCTGGGAGATGGTCCGCACCGCCGTCCTCCCGTACGGCCGGCCGGGCGTGATCGCCGCGGTGATGCTCGGCCTGGGCCGCGCGCTCGGCGAGACCATCGCCCTGGCGCTGACCCTCGGCTCGACGTACGCCATCTCGTTCAACATCCTGCAGAGCGGCGGCAACTCGATCGCCGCGAACATCGCGAACCGGTTCGCCGAGGCGAACGACGTCGGGCGGGGGGCTCTGATCGCCTCCGGTCTGGTGCTCTTCGCGATCACGCTGATCGTCAACATCACCGCGCGGGCGATCATCCACCGCCGCCGCGAGTTCACGGAGTCGGCCGCATGA
- the pstS gene encoding phosphate ABC transporter substrate-binding protein PstS, which yields MKLQRHGAIACLALTAVLGLSACGSDNNESTGASPTGSAAAADCGKGTLNAQGSSAQKNAMAEWIKAYQQKCGTDTKVNYEPTGSGAGIQAFIAGTADFAGSDSALKEEEQPQADAKCVGGQALNLPMVIGPVAVVYNVSGVDNLQLTPATMAKIFAGKVTKWDDPAIKADNPDAKLPATAIQAVHRSDESGTTDNFTNYLSKTAEADWTFGKSKAWKAPGGVGAAKSDGVASKVKSTDGTISYVEWSYAENAGLKKAKVQNGAGEFTELTAESAGKTIAGAKFEGQGNDLKMSIDYNTKEAGAYPIVLATYEIVCSKGIAADKLPLVKGLLGHAASAEGQQDLVELGYAPLPEAVRAKVEAAVKSLA from the coding sequence GTGAAGCTCCAGCGGCACGGCGCCATCGCCTGCCTCGCTCTTACCGCGGTGCTCGGTCTCAGCGCCTGCGGCTCGGACAACAACGAGTCGACCGGCGCCTCCCCCACCGGCTCGGCGGCCGCCGCCGACTGCGGCAAGGGCACGCTCAACGCGCAGGGCTCCTCCGCGCAGAAGAACGCCATGGCCGAGTGGATCAAGGCGTACCAGCAGAAGTGCGGCACCGACACCAAGGTCAACTACGAGCCGACCGGCTCCGGCGCGGGCATCCAGGCGTTCATCGCCGGCACCGCCGACTTCGCCGGTTCCGACTCCGCCCTGAAGGAGGAGGAGCAGCCGCAGGCGGACGCCAAGTGCGTCGGCGGCCAGGCCCTCAACCTGCCGATGGTGATCGGCCCGGTGGCGGTCGTCTACAACGTCAGCGGCGTGGACAACCTCCAGCTCACCCCGGCCACCATGGCGAAGATCTTCGCCGGCAAGGTGACCAAGTGGGACGACCCGGCGATCAAGGCCGACAACCCGGACGCCAAGCTGCCGGCGACCGCGATCCAGGCGGTGCACCGCTCCGACGAGTCGGGCACCACCGACAACTTCACCAACTACCTCTCCAAGACCGCCGAGGCCGACTGGACCTTCGGTAAGTCCAAGGCATGGAAGGCCCCGGGCGGCGTCGGCGCGGCCAAGTCCGACGGTGTGGCCAGCAAGGTCAAGAGCACCGACGGCACCATCAGCTACGTCGAGTGGTCGTACGCCGAGAACGCCGGCCTGAAGAAGGCCAAGGTTCAGAACGGCGCCGGCGAGTTCACCGAGCTGACCGCCGAGTCGGCCGGCAAGACCATCGCCGGGGCCAAGTTCGAGGGCCAGGGCAACGACCTCAAGATGTCGATCGACTACAACACCAAGGAGGCCGGGGCCTACCCGATCGTCCTGGCGACCTACGAGATCGTCTGCAGCAAGGGCATCGCGGCCGACAAGCTGCCGCTGGTCAAGGGCCTGCTGGGCCACGCCGCCAGCGCCGAGGGCCAGCAGGACCTGGTCGAGCTGGGCTACGCCCCGCTGCCCGAGGCCGTCCGCGCCAAGGTCGAGGCCGCCGTCAAGAGCCTCGCCTGA
- the mshD gene encoding mycothiol synthase, producing the protein MSSTEPTTTPARGAATDAPSWSRRTADRVVRADRLAPVEVAEVLALARVAGDSDGADPLDEHVQLRLRDPEAPAVHLTARAADNTLTGYAHLDTTDPANGIGAELVVHPTYRRRGTGRALARGVLAAASGPLRAWAHGDHPSAAALAVDLGFARARVLWQLRRPLAAALPEPVLPDGVRLRAFRPGEDDEAWLALNNAAFAEHPEQGRWTRADLRVRLAEPWFDPAGFLLAVDSATGRLLGFHWTKVHERPGSARIGEVYVLGVDPSAHRGGLGRALTMAGLAHLRDQRGLDRVMLYVDESNTRAVALYEGLGFARWSAHVNYQLG; encoded by the coding sequence ATGAGCAGCACCGAGCCGACGACGACTCCAGCTCGCGGCGCGGCGACAGACGCGCCGAGCTGGAGTCGTCGCACCGCCGACCGAGTCGTCCGCGCCGACCGGCTGGCGCCGGTCGAGGTGGCCGAGGTGCTGGCGCTGGCCCGCGTCGCGGGGGACTCCGACGGCGCGGACCCGCTCGACGAGCACGTACAGCTGCGGCTGCGCGACCCGGAGGCGCCGGCCGTGCACCTCACCGCCCGGGCCGCCGACAACACCCTCACCGGCTACGCCCACCTCGACACCACCGATCCGGCGAACGGCATCGGGGCGGAGCTGGTGGTGCATCCGACGTACCGGCGGCGTGGCACGGGGCGGGCGCTGGCCCGGGGCGTGCTGGCCGCGGCGTCCGGGCCGCTGCGCGCCTGGGCGCACGGCGACCACCCGTCCGCCGCCGCGCTCGCCGTGGACCTGGGCTTCGCCCGCGCCCGGGTGCTCTGGCAGCTGCGCCGCCCGCTGGCCGCGGCGCTCCCCGAGCCCGTCCTCCCCGACGGCGTGCGGCTGCGCGCGTTCCGCCCCGGCGAGGACGACGAGGCCTGGCTGGCGCTCAACAACGCAGCCTTCGCCGAGCACCCGGAGCAGGGCCGGTGGACCCGGGCGGACCTGCGCGTACGGCTGGCCGAGCCGTGGTTCGACCCGGCCGGCTTCCTGCTCGCGGTGGACTCGGCCACCGGCCGGCTGCTCGGCTTCCACTGGACCAAGGTGCACGAGCGACCCGGGTCGGCCCGGATCGGCGAGGTGTACGTGCTCGGGGTGGACCCGTCCGCGCACCGGGGCGGGCTCGGCCGGGCACTCACCATGGCGGGGCTGGCCCACCTGCGTGACCAGCGCGGGCTGGACCGGGTGATGCTCTACGTCGACGAGTCCAACACCCGCGCGGTCGCCCTCTACGAGGGGCTGGGCTTCGCCCGCTGGTCCGCCCACGTCAACTACCAGCTCGGCTGA
- a CDS encoding polysaccharide deacetylase family protein → MSSRTMRGVGIVTLVLAALLGSAYAIGRSLVADMEAQPTGVNSTHYADQPPDTDLSPTPSASPSPSLRGRESGTGADGPYGTMVSTGSSRIALTFDDGPDPQFTPQVLALLRQYRVKATFCVVGENAGSYPDLVQAIVSEGHTLCNHSWNHDVGLGGRSPETIRDDLLRTNEAIRAAVPNARIAYYRQPGGEWTSPVVSIAEDLGMTPLHWAVDPVDWQMPGAAYIVRTVLAETAPGSIVLMHDAGGDRAGTVEALQYLLPELLSRFQLEALPTGTT, encoded by the coding sequence ATGTCGAGCAGGACAATGCGCGGGGTCGGGATCGTGACCCTGGTGCTCGCCGCGCTGCTCGGCTCGGCGTACGCGATCGGCCGCAGCCTGGTGGCCGATATGGAGGCCCAGCCCACCGGCGTCAACAGCACGCACTATGCGGACCAGCCGCCCGACACCGACCTCTCCCCCACGCCGTCCGCCAGCCCGAGCCCGTCCCTGCGGGGCCGCGAGTCCGGCACCGGCGCGGACGGGCCGTACGGCACGATGGTCAGCACCGGGTCGTCGCGGATCGCGCTGACCTTCGACGACGGACCCGACCCGCAGTTCACGCCGCAGGTGCTCGCCCTGCTCCGGCAGTACCGGGTGAAGGCGACCTTCTGCGTGGTGGGCGAGAACGCGGGGAGCTACCCCGACCTGGTCCAGGCGATCGTGTCCGAGGGGCACACCCTCTGCAACCACTCCTGGAACCACGACGTAGGCCTGGGCGGCCGGTCGCCGGAGACGATCCGGGACGACCTGCTCCGCACCAACGAGGCGATCCGGGCGGCGGTGCCGAACGCGCGGATCGCGTACTACCGGCAGCCGGGCGGGGAATGGACGTCCCCGGTCGTGTCCATCGCCGAGGACCTGGGCATGACCCCGCTGCACTGGGCGGTGGACCCGGTGGACTGGCAGATGCCCGGGGCCGCGTACATCGTCAGGACGGTGCTGGCGGAGACCGCGCCGGGCTCGATCGTGCTGATGCACGACGCCGGCGGCGACCGGGCGGGCACGGTCGAGGCGTTGCAGTACCTGCTGCCCGAGCTGCTGAGCCGGTTCCAGCTGGAGGCCCTGCCGACCGGGACCACGTGA
- a CDS encoding winged helix-turn-helix transcriptional regulator, whose product MEILLLVPARAGEPSAVLPALDLLPHSVRTAPRDVRTLVSGPTPDAVLVDARAELSEARATCRMLHATGLGVPLLAVVTEAGLIALQADWGVDDVILASAGPAEVEARLRLAVGRLSNATAGAGGSIRAGELTIDPDTYAAKLKGRPLDLTYKEFELLKFLAQHPGRVFTRDQLLREVWGYDYFGGTRTVDVHVRRLRAKLGSEYESMIGTVRQVGYKFVVPPSRSLPDSEPAPLPV is encoded by the coding sequence GTGGAGATCCTGCTGCTGGTGCCCGCACGTGCGGGTGAACCATCGGCGGTGCTGCCCGCGCTCGACCTGCTGCCGCACTCCGTCCGCACCGCGCCTCGCGATGTCCGCACGCTGGTCTCCGGCCCGACCCCGGACGCCGTCCTGGTGGACGCCCGCGCCGAGCTGAGCGAGGCCCGGGCGACCTGCCGGATGCTGCACGCCACCGGGCTCGGCGTGCCGTTGCTGGCGGTGGTCACCGAGGCCGGTCTGATCGCGCTGCAGGCCGACTGGGGCGTGGACGACGTCATCCTGGCCTCGGCCGGCCCGGCCGAGGTGGAGGCCCGGCTGCGGCTCGCGGTCGGCCGGCTCAGCAACGCCACCGCCGGGGCCGGCGGCTCGATCCGCGCCGGTGAGCTGACCATCGACCCGGACACCTACGCCGCCAAGCTCAAGGGCCGCCCACTCGATCTCACGTACAAGGAGTTCGAGCTGCTGAAGTTCCTGGCCCAGCACCCGGGCCGGGTGTTCACCCGCGACCAGCTGCTCCGCGAGGTCTGGGGGTACGACTACTTCGGCGGCACCCGCACGGTCGACGTGCACGTCCGGCGGCTGCGCGCCAAGCTCGGTTCCGAGTACGAGTCGATGATCGGCACGGTGCGCCAGGTCGGCTACAAGTTCGTCGTGCCGCCGTCGCGTTCGCTGCCGGACTCGGAGCCCGCCCCGCTGCCCGTCTGA
- a CDS encoding LmeA family phospholipid-binding protein, protein MAAAQAYEERPRRRGRKVLIGFVVLLLVLGGLLVVADRVAAGVAERAVADQVKQQVARQDVRSAPPQVDVGGFPFLTQVAAGKYQHISIVLTDVQGSVQGEAVSVPRLDVDARNVRASLDTLRSGRGDVVAESIDGRATITYDSLAKMLDRPGLTLSERDGKLAVTAPVDILGAKLTVDGTADLTVTDGKVGLRFRELNAEGLPNLPLARTALANYAKSISINVPLPELPFHLDVRTVEPKPEGLVVTATARDVPINAAG, encoded by the coding sequence GTGGCAGCGGCCCAGGCGTACGAGGAACGGCCCCGGCGACGCGGCCGGAAGGTCCTGATCGGTTTCGTGGTCCTGCTGCTGGTGCTGGGTGGCCTCCTGGTGGTCGCGGACCGGGTGGCGGCCGGGGTGGCCGAACGGGCCGTCGCCGACCAGGTGAAGCAGCAGGTCGCCCGGCAGGACGTGCGGTCCGCGCCGCCCCAGGTCGACGTGGGGGGCTTCCCGTTCCTCACCCAGGTGGCGGCCGGGAAGTACCAGCACATATCGATCGTGTTGACCGACGTGCAGGGCTCCGTCCAGGGCGAGGCGGTCAGCGTGCCGCGGCTCGACGTGGACGCCCGCAACGTGCGGGCGTCGCTGGACACGCTCCGCTCCGGCCGGGGCGACGTGGTGGCCGAGAGCATCGACGGCCGCGCCACCATCACGTACGACAGCCTGGCCAAGATGCTCGACCGGCCGGGGCTGACCCTGAGCGAGCGGGACGGGAAGCTCGCCGTCACCGCGCCGGTCGACATCCTCGGCGCCAAGCTCACCGTCGACGGCACCGCCGACCTGACCGTCACCGACGGCAAGGTGGGGCTGCGATTCCGCGAGCTGAACGCCGAGGGCCTGCCGAACCTGCCGCTGGCCAGGACGGCGCTGGCCAACTACGCCAAGAGCATCTCGATCAACGTGCCCCTGCCGGAGCTGCCGTTCCACCTCGACGTCCGCACGGTGGAACCGAAGCCGGAGGGACTGGTGGTCACCGCCACCGCGCGGGACGTGCCGATCAACGCCGCCGGGTGA
- a CDS encoding Ms5788A family Cys-rich leader peptide, which yields MGTLLTKRRAVDLCRVATCLCRPVI from the coding sequence ATGGGGACGCTCCTCACCAAACGGCGCGCGGTCGACCTGTGCCGCGTGGCCACCTGCCTGTGTCGCCCCGTCATCTGA
- a CDS encoding sulfurtransferase has translation MSRDTALVSAEWAEKNIDAPGVVFVEVDEDTSAYDTGHIAGAIKLDWRTDLQDPVRRDFVNKAQFEALLSERGIANDDTVILYGGNNNWFAAYAYWYFKLYGHRDVKLLDGGRKKWELDARPLVTDPVTRPRTQYVAQEPDTSIRAFRDEIVPAIGIKNLVDVRSPDEYAGRLLAPAHLPQEQAQRAGHVPTAISVPWSRAANEDGTFKSDDELRKIYADAGLDDSKETIAYCRIGERSSHSWFVLQELLGHRNVKNYDGSWTEYGSLVGVPVALGDEPGEA, from the coding sequence ATGAGTCGCGACACCGCACTCGTCTCGGCCGAGTGGGCCGAGAAGAACATCGACGCCCCGGGCGTCGTCTTCGTCGAGGTCGACGAGGACACCTCGGCCTACGACACCGGCCACATCGCCGGTGCGATCAAGCTGGACTGGCGGACCGACCTCCAGGACCCGGTCCGCCGGGACTTCGTCAACAAGGCGCAGTTCGAGGCGCTGCTCTCCGAGCGGGGCATCGCCAACGACGACACGGTGATCCTCTACGGCGGCAACAACAACTGGTTCGCCGCGTACGCGTACTGGTACTTCAAGCTCTACGGCCACCGCGACGTGAAGCTGCTCGATGGCGGCCGCAAGAAGTGGGAGCTGGACGCCCGTCCGCTGGTCACCGACCCGGTGACCCGCCCGAGGACCCAGTACGTCGCCCAGGAGCCGGACACCTCGATCCGGGCCTTCCGCGACGAGATCGTCCCCGCGATCGGCATCAAGAACCTGGTCGACGTGCGCAGCCCCGACGAGTACGCGGGCCGCCTCCTCGCCCCTGCCCACCTGCCGCAGGAGCAGGCCCAGCGGGCCGGCCACGTGCCGACCGCGATCAGCGTCCCGTGGTCCAGGGCGGCGAACGAGGACGGCACGTTCAAGTCCGACGACGAGCTGCGCAAGATCTACGCCGACGCCGGGCTGGACGACAGCAAGGAGACCATCGCGTACTGCCGGATCGGCGAGCGCTCCTCGCACAGCTGGTTCGTGCTGCAGGAGCTGCTCGGTCACCGGAACGTGAAGAACTACGACGGCTCCTGGACCGAGTACGGCTCGCTGGTCGGCGTGCCGGTCGCGCTCGGTGACGAGCCGGGGGAGGCGTGA
- a CDS encoding DUF1416 domain-containing protein: MTAPTAAGCAAPDQAAPLPASLDLEKETVITGLVKAGSGEVVPGAYVRLLDSTGEFTAEVVTSPAGQFRFFAAPGDWTLRALSRHGNGDTAVTAARGINEVTVTVAA; encoded by the coding sequence GTGACTGCTCCCACCGCCGCCGGTTGCGCCGCCCCGGACCAGGCCGCGCCGCTGCCGGCCAGCCTGGACCTGGAGAAGGAGACCGTCATCACCGGCCTGGTCAAGGCCGGGTCCGGTGAGGTCGTGCCGGGCGCGTACGTCCGGTTGCTCGACTCGACCGGCGAGTTCACCGCCGAGGTGGTGACCTCCCCGGCCGGCCAGTTCCGGTTCTTCGCCGCACCCGGCGACTGGACGTTGCGGGCGCTCTCCCGGCACGGCAACGGCGACACCGCCGTCACCGCCGCCCGCGGGATCAACGAGGTGACCGTCACGGTCGCTGCCTGA
- a CDS encoding DsrE family protein — MARSLVVKATAGADAPERCAQAFTVAATAAAAGVDVSLWLTGESTWFALPGRAQDFELPHSAPLPELLHVILATGKVTACTQCAARRDIGQDDVIPGVRIAGAAVFVEEAMAEGAQALVY, encoded by the coding sequence ATGGCCCGCTCTCTCGTCGTCAAGGCCACCGCCGGCGCGGACGCTCCCGAGCGCTGCGCGCAGGCCTTCACCGTCGCCGCCACCGCGGCGGCCGCCGGGGTCGACGTGTCGCTCTGGCTGACCGGGGAGTCGACCTGGTTCGCGCTGCCCGGGCGCGCACAGGATTTCGAGTTGCCGCACTCCGCGCCGCTGCCCGAGCTGCTGCACGTGATCCTGGCCACCGGCAAGGTCACCGCCTGCACCCAGTGCGCGGCCCGCCGGGACATCGGCCAGGACGACGTCATCCCCGGCGTACGCATCGCCGGCGCGGCGGTCTTCGTCGAGGAGGCGATGGCCGAGGGCGCCCAGGCCCTGGTGTACTGA
- the mtfM gene encoding small membrane protein MtfM, producing the protein MVTEIGFVSLLVAGLGALAGGLVYLAVRISRGKW; encoded by the coding sequence ATGGTTACCGAGATCGGGTTCGTCAGCCTGCTGGTCGCCGGCCTGGGCGCGCTCGCCGGTGGCCTGGTCTATCTGGCCGTGAGGATTTCGAGAGGAAAATGGTGA
- a CDS encoding FABP family protein produces the protein MVSENPLQPPWLNAPPVDPYPYEESHDLRVGPKLHPSLDGLLPYIGVWRGRGRGGFPTIEDFDYAQEIRISHDGRPFLFYESRAWILDEQSCPVRPAGREVGWWRPVLDGDRVTDELEALMTTPTGVMELHIGKRSGTRIEFATDAVVRTATAKEVTAGARLFGIVEGALLYAQEMAAMGHSLSPHLSARLIRVGG, from the coding sequence ATGGTGAGCGAGAACCCGCTCCAGCCGCCGTGGCTGAACGCGCCGCCGGTCGACCCGTACCCGTACGAGGAGAGTCACGACCTGCGCGTCGGCCCGAAGCTGCACCCGAGCCTGGACGGCCTGCTGCCGTACATCGGGGTGTGGCGCGGGCGCGGGCGAGGCGGGTTCCCGACTATCGAGGACTTCGACTACGCGCAGGAGATCCGGATCAGCCACGATGGCCGGCCGTTCCTGTTCTACGAGTCCCGCGCCTGGATCCTCGACGAGCAGAGCTGCCCGGTCCGCCCGGCCGGTCGTGAGGTCGGCTGGTGGCGCCCGGTGCTGGACGGCGACCGGGTCACCGACGAGCTGGAAGCCCTGATGACCACGCCCACCGGCGTGATGGAGCTGCACATCGGCAAGCGCAGCGGCACCCGGATCGAGTTCGCCACCGACGCGGTGGTCCGTACGGCCACCGCCAAGGAGGTCACCGCCGGTGCCCGCCTCTTCGGCATCGTCGAGGGCGCGCTGCTCTACGCCCAGGAGATGGCCGCCATGGGTCACTCGCTGAGCCCGCACCTCTCCGCCCGCCTCATCCGGGTCGGCGGCTGA
- a CDS encoding Fur family transcriptional regulator translates to MSESSLAELLRSRGLRLTAQRQLVLQAVMELGHATPEQVHTAVREVAAGVNITTIYRTLELLERLGLVTHTHLSHGSPTYHAAGEHQHVHLVCRECGAIDEIEPELLRPLADQLATQRGFQIDIGHVALFGVCGQCEDGEAK, encoded by the coding sequence GTGTCCGAATCCTCCCTCGCCGAACTGCTCCGCTCCCGTGGGCTGCGGCTGACGGCGCAGCGACAGCTCGTTCTGCAGGCGGTCATGGAGTTGGGGCACGCGACGCCGGAGCAGGTGCACACGGCGGTCCGGGAGGTCGCCGCCGGGGTCAACATCACCACCATCTATCGGACGCTGGAGCTGTTGGAACGGCTCGGCCTGGTGACCCACACCCACCTGTCGCACGGCTCGCCGACCTACCACGCCGCCGGCGAGCACCAGCACGTCCATCTGGTCTGCCGGGAGTGCGGCGCGATCGACGAGATCGAGCCCGAGCTACTCCGCCCGCTCGCCGACCAGTTGGCCACGCAGCGCGGATTCCAGATCGACATCGGGCACGTGGCGCTCTTCGGCGTCTGCGGCCAGTGCGAGGACGGGGAAGCCAAATGA
- the ygfZ gene encoding CAF17-like 4Fe-4S cluster assembly/insertion protein YgfZ yields MIDIAGAVATEAIDEETRDQPAPAHRAAGVGPVAAHYGDPMREQRVLATGVGLVDRSHRGVVAVPGEERTGWLHTLTSQHLADLGAWQGTELLVLSPHGHVEQHAMVAEDDETTWLDTEPGMTDGLLSYLERMRFFSKVEPRDATADHALLSLVGPEATGALDTLGVTGLAAPDQLAVPGPKFRSGELPPRPSVVYDVKPLPVGGWARRVALGVDLLVPRPAMAGVVAELRGAGVPVAGLWAYEAIRVAARRARAGVDTDHRTIPAEVDLIAPAVHLDKGCYRGQETVARVHNLGKPPRRLVLLHLDGVTTDQPPAAGTPVTLDGRTVGFVGTAVWHYELGQIALAVVKRNVPDDARLLVGEIAAAIDPA; encoded by the coding sequence ATGATCGACATCGCGGGAGCGGTGGCCACCGAGGCCATCGACGAGGAGACCCGGGACCAGCCCGCGCCGGCCCACCGGGCGGCCGGGGTCGGCCCGGTGGCCGCCCACTACGGCGACCCGATGCGCGAGCAGCGCGTCCTCGCCACCGGCGTCGGCCTGGTCGACCGGTCGCACCGGGGTGTCGTGGCGGTGCCCGGCGAGGAGCGGACGGGCTGGCTGCACACGCTGACCAGCCAGCACCTCGCCGACCTGGGCGCGTGGCAGGGCACCGAGCTGCTCGTGCTCTCCCCGCACGGCCACGTCGAGCAGCACGCCATGGTCGCCGAGGACGACGAGACCACCTGGCTGGACACCGAACCGGGGATGACCGACGGTCTCCTGTCGTACCTGGAGCGGATGCGGTTCTTCAGCAAGGTCGAGCCGCGTGACGCCACCGCCGACCACGCCCTGCTGTCGCTGGTCGGGCCGGAGGCCACCGGCGCGCTCGACACCCTCGGGGTCACCGGGCTGGCCGCGCCGGACCAGCTCGCGGTGCCCGGCCCGAAGTTCCGCTCCGGCGAGCTGCCGCCGCGGCCCTCCGTGGTGTACGACGTGAAGCCGCTGCCGGTCGGCGGGTGGGCCCGGCGGGTGGCGCTCGGCGTGGACCTGCTGGTGCCTCGCCCGGCCATGGCTGGGGTGGTGGCCGAGCTGCGGGGGGCCGGCGTGCCGGTGGCCGGGCTGTGGGCGTACGAGGCGATCCGGGTGGCCGCCCGGCGGGCCCGGGCCGGGGTGGACACCGACCACCGCACGATCCCCGCCGAGGTGGACCTGATCGCGCCGGCCGTGCACCTGGACAAGGGCTGCTACCGCGGCCAGGAGACGGTGGCCCGGGTGCACAACCTCGGGAAGCCGCCGCGCCGCCTCGTACTGCTGCACCTGGACGGGGTGACCACCGACCAGCCGCCGGCCGCCGGCACGCCGGTGACCCTCGACGGCCGGACGGTCGGTTTCGTCGGCACGGCGGTGTGGCACTACGAGCTGGGGCAGATTGCTCTCGCCGTGGTGAAGCGGAACGTCCCGGACGACGCCCGCCTGCTGGTGGGCGAGATCGCCGCCGCCATCGATCCGGCCTAA
- a CDS encoding BKACE family enzyme: MTTGTLITVAPTGAESTKAEVPALPVTLDELLLTAKECEALGAAVIHVHIRDDEAKPTLDQGRLRETVAALRQSTDLIVQLSSGGAVTDPEADRLAVLDAGPDMASCSMGTVNFGNDVFLNRWEFIVDLHTRMQEKGVVPEYEIFDLGHLTALQRLLGKYGLPHGGHVHVDFVMNVPGGMPGTTATLVAAEQMLRDLPEGTTFSATGIGRSTIPVMLASLSAGGHLRVGMEDTITYAKGQPVESNMQLVARAVGFAQLAQRPPLTTTEARQLLGM, from the coding sequence ATGACGACTGGGACGTTGATCACCGTTGCCCCGACCGGAGCGGAGTCGACCAAGGCGGAGGTGCCGGCGCTGCCGGTGACCCTCGACGAGCTGCTGCTGACCGCCAAGGAGTGCGAGGCGCTCGGTGCGGCCGTGATCCACGTCCACATCCGGGACGACGAGGCGAAGCCCACCCTCGACCAGGGCCGGCTGCGGGAGACCGTGGCGGCGCTGCGGCAGAGCACCGACCTGATCGTGCAGCTCTCCTCCGGCGGCGCGGTGACCGACCCGGAGGCCGACCGGCTGGCCGTGCTGGACGCCGGCCCCGACATGGCCTCCTGCAGCATGGGCACGGTCAACTTCGGCAACGACGTCTTCCTGAACCGGTGGGAGTTCATCGTCGACCTGCACACCCGGATGCAGGAGAAGGGCGTCGTCCCTGAGTACGAGATCTTCGACCTCGGCCACCTCACCGCCCTGCAGCGCCTGCTCGGCAAGTACGGCCTGCCGCACGGCGGGCACGTGCACGTCGACTTCGTGATGAACGTGCCGGGCGGCATGCCGGGCACCACCGCGACCCTGGTCGCCGCCGAGCAGATGCTGCGCGACCTGCCGGAGGGCACCACCTTCTCGGCCACCGGGATCGGCCGCAGCACGATCCCGGTGATGCTGGCGTCGCTCTCCGCCGGCGGGCACCTCCGGGTCGGCATGGAGGACACCATCACGTACGCCAAGGGGCAGCCGGTCGAGTCCAACATGCAGCTGGTCGCCCGCGCGGTCGGCTTCGCCCAGCTCGCGCAGCGTCCGCCGCTGACCACCACGGAGGCCCGGCAGCTGCTCGGCATGTAA